One stretch of Skermanella mucosa DNA includes these proteins:
- a CDS encoding alpha/beta hydrolase, with the protein MTQAQASHETSPGGVSPSGREHWTTKGDVRLFLWEKPAVARSGKRGTILFVHGSSMASTPTFDLQVPGRDDSSVMDFFARRGFDTWCVDMEGYGRSDKHRGVTSNISDGADDLAAASAYIEAERGCGPLLVYGISSGALRAALFAERHPDRVARLALDAMVWTGEGSPTLAERRKKLPQFKSGKRRPIDRAFVHSIFTRDHPGTANETVVDAFADAILALDDSMPVGTYIDMCENLPLVDPARITMPTLVMRGEYDGIAGFDDLLKFFALLPNPDKQFAVMPGIAHASFQQKNYAIVYHILSSFFEQPAPVYRG; encoded by the coding sequence ATGACGCAAGCTCAAGCCTCCCACGAAACATCGCCCGGCGGCGTTTCACCCAGCGGCAGGGAACACTGGACCACCAAGGGCGACGTGCGGCTGTTCCTCTGGGAAAAGCCCGCGGTCGCCCGCTCCGGGAAGCGGGGCACGATCCTGTTCGTCCACGGCTCGTCCATGGCCTCGACCCCGACCTTCGATCTCCAGGTTCCCGGCCGGGACGACTCCTCGGTCATGGACTTCTTCGCCCGGCGCGGGTTCGATACCTGGTGCGTCGACATGGAGGGCTACGGCCGGTCGGACAAGCACCGGGGCGTCACGTCGAACATCTCGGACGGCGCCGACGACCTCGCCGCGGCGTCCGCCTATATCGAGGCCGAACGCGGCTGCGGCCCGCTGCTGGTCTACGGCATATCGTCGGGTGCCCTGCGCGCCGCGCTGTTCGCCGAGCGCCATCCCGACCGCGTGGCGCGCCTGGCCCTCGACGCCATGGTGTGGACCGGGGAGGGAAGCCCGACGCTGGCCGAGCGGCGCAAGAAGCTGCCCCAGTTCAAGTCCGGGAAGCGGCGGCCGATCGACCGGGCCTTCGTCCATTCGATCTTCACCCGCGACCACCCCGGCACCGCCAACGAGACGGTGGTGGACGCCTTCGCCGACGCGATCCTGGCCTTGGACGATTCCATGCCGGTCGGGACCTATATCGACATGTGCGAGAACCTGCCGCTGGTCGACCCGGCCCGCATCACGATGCCGACCCTGGTGATGCGCGGCGAATATGACGGGATCGCCGGCTTCGACGACCTGCTCAAGTTCTTCGCGCTGCTGCCCAACCCCGACAAGCAGTTCGCAGTGATGCCGGGCATCGCCCATGCCAGCTTCCAGCAGAAGAACTACGCGATCGTCTACCACATCCTGAGCTCCTTCTTCGAGCAGCCGGCTCCCGTCTACCGCGGGTGA
- a CDS encoding aldo/keto reductase, producing the protein MEHRSLGSAGLRVSAIGLGCSGMTGDYGVPDDVESTATIHRAIDLGVTFFDTSDAYADGRNEQLIAGAIAGRRDGLVLATKFGNIRGPNGERGGVNGRPDHVFKACEASLRRLGVDVIDLFYQHRVDPDVPIEETVGAMASLVEQGKVRFLGLCEAGPETIRRAHATHPLSALQMEYSLWSRDVEDRILPVLRELGIGLVPYSPLGRGFLTGAFRRRDDLIPADRRHAHPRFQEGNFESNLALLDVLDRIAGTLRLAPAQVALAWVLSRGPDIVPIPGTKRRSWLEQNVAASEVRLEDADLAALAKAFPPGAASGPRYPEAQLRRLGI; encoded by the coding sequence ATGGAGCATCGCAGCCTGGGAAGCGCCGGTCTCCGCGTTTCCGCGATCGGACTTGGCTGTTCGGGCATGACGGGCGACTACGGAGTTCCCGACGATGTGGAATCCACCGCCACCATCCACCGCGCGATCGATCTCGGCGTCACCTTCTTCGACACGTCGGACGCCTACGCCGACGGCCGCAACGAGCAATTGATCGCCGGCGCGATCGCCGGGCGGCGCGACGGCCTGGTCCTGGCGACCAAGTTCGGCAACATCCGGGGCCCCAACGGCGAAAGGGGAGGGGTGAACGGCCGCCCCGACCATGTCTTCAAGGCCTGCGAGGCGAGCCTCCGCCGTCTGGGCGTCGACGTGATCGACCTCTTCTACCAGCATCGGGTCGATCCCGACGTGCCGATCGAGGAGACGGTCGGCGCCATGGCCAGTTTGGTCGAGCAGGGCAAGGTCCGTTTCCTCGGCCTGTGCGAGGCGGGGCCGGAGACCATCCGCAGGGCCCACGCGACGCACCCCCTCTCCGCGCTCCAGATGGAATACTCGCTGTGGAGCCGGGACGTCGAGGATCGCATCCTGCCGGTGCTGCGGGAACTGGGGATCGGCCTGGTGCCGTATAGCCCCCTCGGCCGGGGCTTCCTGACCGGAGCCTTCCGCCGGCGCGACGATCTGATCCCGGCCGACCGGCGCCACGCCCATCCCCGTTTCCAGGAAGGCAATTTCGAATCCAATCTCGCCCTGCTGGACGTCCTGGACCGCATCGCCGGGACGCTGCGTCTGGCGCCCGCGCAGGTGGCCCTGGCCTGGGTGCTGTCCCGCGGTCCCGACATCGTGCCGATCCCGGGAACCAAGCGCCGTTCCTGGCTGGAACAGAACGTGGCGGCATCGGAGGTCCGCCTGGAGGATGCCGATCTCGCCGCGCTGGCGAAGGCTTTTCCGCCGGGCGCCGCCTCCGGTCCGCGCTACCCGGAAGCGCAGCTGCGCCGGCTCGGCATCTGA
- a CDS encoding sulfite exporter TauE/SafE family protein translates to MSAGTILVIAAIVLATSFLSGIFGMAGGMIYMGALLLLLPVPAAMVLHGVTQTASNGWRAFLWRGYIAWPILLRYLIGSLLAFAAFSLVRFVPDPALVLVTLGLTPFLAWTVPDRLAPRADRTGGAELCGFVGTAFQLLSGVSGPLLDVFFVRCPLDRRAVVATKAACQVATHLLKLVYFGQIIGGAGESLDWPVLVISVALAMAGTSLSRAALERLTDVQFRSWTQRIVLGVGLVYLVQGIAAYAGG, encoded by the coding sequence GTGAGCGCCGGCACGATCCTCGTCATCGCCGCGATCGTGCTCGCGACCTCCTTCCTGTCCGGGATCTTCGGGATGGCCGGCGGCATGATCTACATGGGGGCGCTGCTGCTCCTGCTGCCGGTCCCCGCCGCCATGGTGCTTCACGGCGTGACCCAGACGGCATCCAACGGCTGGCGCGCCTTCCTGTGGCGCGGCTACATCGCCTGGCCGATCCTGCTGCGCTACCTGATCGGCTCCCTGCTGGCTTTCGCCGCCTTCTCGCTGGTGCGCTTCGTGCCCGATCCGGCGCTGGTGCTGGTGACGCTCGGGCTGACGCCGTTCCTGGCCTGGACCGTGCCGGACCGGCTGGCGCCGCGCGCCGACCGGACGGGCGGAGCCGAGCTGTGCGGCTTCGTCGGGACCGCCTTCCAGCTCCTGTCCGGTGTTTCCGGCCCGCTGCTCGACGTTTTCTTCGTGCGTTGCCCGCTCGACCGCCGGGCGGTCGTGGCGACCAAGGCGGCGTGCCAGGTCGCGACCCATCTGCTCAAGCTCGTGTATTTCGGGCAGATCATCGGCGGGGCCGGGGAGTCCCTCGACTGGCCGGTCCTGGTGATCTCAGTGGCGCTGGCCATGGCGGGAACCAGCCTCAGCCGGGCGGCGCTGGAACGCCTGACCGACGTCCAGTTCCGCAGCTGGACCCAGCGCATCGTGCTCGGCGTCGGCCTCGTCTACCTGGTGCAGGGCATCGCGGCTTACGCGGGGGGCTGA
- a CDS encoding FadR/GntR family transcriptional regulator, with translation MSTQDIRTQNIRTKAAMGASALVQLIESNIAEGVWSAGFKLPAERDLEKQFGVSRNTLRKSLKLLQDKGSIIRHVGRGSFVAPPQPDAGAEEPAPTDSLVRRIHGASPAEIMEVRLVIEPAAVELAAVRANAEDFQRIRECLARSETAEDIGDFEHWDGQLHVSIVTASKNSLLIDLYRTMNETRNQPEWLRLKRRSLTPERRRTYQEQHRRIVEALTDRDAQAARLELLDHLLMVRSNLMGPTSS, from the coding sequence ATGAGCACGCAAGACATTCGCACCCAGAATATCCGCACGAAGGCTGCGATGGGAGCCAGCGCCCTGGTCCAGCTGATCGAAAGCAACATCGCGGAGGGCGTCTGGAGCGCGGGCTTCAAGCTCCCCGCCGAGCGCGACCTGGAGAAGCAGTTCGGCGTGTCGCGCAACACGCTGCGCAAGAGCCTGAAGCTGCTTCAGGACAAGGGCAGCATCATCCGCCATGTGGGGAGGGGGTCGTTCGTCGCTCCGCCGCAACCCGACGCCGGTGCCGAAGAGCCCGCCCCGACCGACAGCCTTGTCCGGCGCATCCATGGCGCCAGCCCCGCGGAGATCATGGAGGTCCGCCTGGTGATCGAGCCCGCGGCGGTCGAACTGGCGGCGGTCCGCGCCAACGCCGAGGATTTCCAGCGCATCCGGGAGTGTCTCGCGCGGTCGGAAACGGCGGAGGATATCGGGGATTTCGAGCATTGGGACGGCCAGCTCCACGTCTCGATCGTGACCGCGTCCAAGAACAGCCTGCTGATCGACCTCTACCGGACGATGAACGAGACCCGCAACCAGCCGGAATGGCTCAGGCTGAAGCGCCGCTCCCTGACGCCGGAGCGGCGCCGGACCTATCAGGAGCAGCACCGGCGCATCGTGGAGGCCCTGACCGACCGGGATGCCCAGGCCGCCCGTCTGGAATTGCTCGACCATCTGCTCATGGTGCGGTCCAACCTGATGGGCCCGACAAGCTCCTGA
- a CDS encoding fumarylacetoacetate hydrolase family protein: MKFATFQMDGRTAVGLVEPENGRIWPLEALLGEPVDDMVDLIRRYDQVKERIRPAGRAVDLASVRIMAPIPRPARNVMCVGKNYHDHAHEFARSGFDSSARGKADAVPEFPIIFTKVPESVIADGEPIRYPDGISDSIDYEAEVTVIIGKGGRGITREQAYRHVWGYTIINDVTARDIQGRHKQWFLGKSFDTFCPMGPWVVTADEIDPASLAVRCWVNDELRQDANTRDLIFDIPTLIETISAGITLVPGDVIATGTPAGVGIGFDPPKYLKRGDRVAIEVEGIGRLANTLG, translated from the coding sequence ATGAAATTCGCCACGTTCCAGATGGATGGCCGCACCGCGGTCGGCCTGGTCGAACCGGAGAATGGCAGGATCTGGCCGCTGGAAGCCCTCCTGGGCGAGCCCGTGGACGACATGGTCGACCTGATCCGGCGCTACGACCAGGTGAAGGAGCGCATCCGCCCGGCCGGCAGGGCCGTCGATCTCGCGTCGGTGAGGATCATGGCGCCGATCCCGCGCCCCGCGCGGAACGTCATGTGCGTGGGCAAGAACTATCACGACCATGCGCACGAGTTCGCCCGCAGCGGGTTCGACAGCAGCGCCAGGGGCAAGGCGGACGCGGTGCCCGAGTTCCCGATCATCTTTACCAAGGTTCCGGAGTCCGTGATCGCCGACGGCGAGCCGATCCGGTACCCCGACGGCATCAGCGACAGCATCGACTACGAAGCCGAGGTGACGGTGATCATCGGCAAGGGCGGCCGCGGCATCACCAGGGAGCAGGCTTACCGGCACGTCTGGGGCTACACCATCATCAACGACGTGACGGCCCGCGACATCCAGGGCCGTCACAAGCAGTGGTTCCTGGGCAAGTCCTTCGACACCTTCTGCCCCATGGGACCCTGGGTCGTCACGGCCGACGAGATCGATCCGGCATCCCTCGCCGTGCGCTGCTGGGTGAACGACGAGCTGCGGCAGGACGCCAACACCCGGGACCTGATCTTCGACATCCCGACGTTGATCGAAACCATCTCCGCCGGCATCACCCTCGTGCCCGGCGACGTCATCGCGACCGGAACGCCGGCCGGCGTCGGCATCGGCTTCGACCCGCCGAAATACCTGAAGCGCGGCGACCGCGTCGCCATCGAGGTCGAGGGCATCGGCCGCCTCGCCAATACCCTGGGATGA
- a CDS encoding HpcH/HpaI aldolase/citrate lyase family protein: MIKTDGIGWRSLLFVPGTRPDRFGKAAASGADAVCVDLEDAVPPSRKDEARGEALGFLAGPGGTACDRVVRINSVRTEPGLRDLLAVIEARPEQGTIAVPKIESAEEVCWIDQLLAAAGSGLRVVAQIETLRGVEHATAIAGASPRLSGIMFGGLDLAAELGAPASWDALLHGRSRVIHAAALAGIPAIDMPFVDVGDPDGCGREAHRALGLGFSAKMVIHPTQVDVVNTIFSPTEEEIGQARRVIAALEEASGTAAGGVVLLDGRMVERPVVLAMQRILARAGVRAS; the protein is encoded by the coding sequence ATGATCAAGACTGACGGAATCGGCTGGCGGAGCCTGCTTTTCGTTCCGGGAACGCGGCCGGACCGGTTCGGCAAGGCGGCGGCCAGCGGTGCCGACGCGGTCTGCGTCGATCTCGAGGACGCGGTGCCGCCAAGCCGGAAGGACGAGGCCCGCGGCGAGGCCCTGGGCTTCCTCGCCGGTCCCGGCGGCACCGCATGCGACCGGGTGGTCCGCATCAACAGCGTTCGCACCGAACCCGGGCTGCGCGATCTGCTGGCCGTGATCGAGGCTCGACCGGAACAGGGAACGATCGCCGTTCCCAAGATCGAGTCCGCGGAAGAGGTCTGCTGGATCGACCAGCTGCTGGCCGCCGCCGGGTCCGGCCTCCGGGTCGTGGCTCAGATCGAAACCCTGCGCGGGGTCGAGCACGCGACCGCCATCGCCGGCGCCTCGCCGCGCCTTTCCGGCATAATGTTCGGCGGCCTGGACCTGGCGGCGGAACTGGGCGCGCCGGCGTCATGGGACGCCCTGCTCCACGGCCGGTCGCGCGTGATACACGCGGCGGCGCTCGCGGGAATCCCGGCGATCGACATGCCCTTCGTGGATGTCGGCGACCCGGACGGTTGCGGGCGGGAGGCACACCGCGCCCTGGGGCTGGGATTCTCGGCCAAGATGGTGATCCATCCGACCCAGGTGGACGTGGTCAACACGATCTTCTCGCCGACCGAGGAGGAGATCGGCCAGGCCCGCCGCGTCATCGCGGCCCTGGAGGAGGCCAGCGGAACCGCCGCGGGAGGCGTCGTCCTGCTCGACGGCCGGATGGTCGAACGGCCGGTCGTGCTCGCCATGCAGCGCATACTGGCCCGCGCGGGGGTCAGGGCATCCTGA
- a CDS encoding TRAP transporter small permease subunit produces the protein MTGAGAIRACELLVEGIGRAVSWVSLALVLVMAGNVLLRYGFSTGSVAMQELEWHLMSPLALLGMSYAIQHEGHVRVDVLYGRMPALAQRIIEALSFLLVAVVAALLVKLSIPYVMLAYRLGEGSANPGGLPWRFLLKSFIPLGFALLFIQSLAGMARAVALPRPRSLPHSAAMAGHGTPA, from the coding sequence ATGACGGGGGCGGGGGCGATCCGCGCCTGCGAACTTTTGGTCGAAGGGATCGGCAGGGCCGTCTCGTGGGTGTCGCTGGCGCTGGTCCTGGTGATGGCCGGCAACGTGCTGCTGCGCTACGGCTTCAGCACCGGATCGGTCGCCATGCAGGAGCTGGAATGGCACCTGATGTCGCCCCTGGCGCTGCTCGGCATGTCCTACGCGATCCAGCACGAGGGGCATGTCAGGGTCGATGTCCTCTACGGCCGGATGCCGGCGCTCGCGCAGAGGATCATCGAGGCGCTCAGCTTCCTGCTCGTGGCGGTCGTCGCGGCGCTGCTGGTCAAGCTGTCGATCCCCTATGTCATGCTGGCCTACAGGCTGGGCGAAGGATCGGCCAACCCGGGCGGCCTGCCCTGGCGCTTCCTGTTGAAGAGCTTCATCCCGCTGGGCTTCGCGCTGCTCTTCATCCAGAGCCTGGCGGGCATGGCGCGGGCCGTCGCCCTGCCCCGCCCGCGGTCCCTGCCCCACTCCGCCGCCATGGCGGGCCACGGGACGCCGGCATGA
- a CDS encoding TRAP transporter large permease — translation MTPNEILALATLGSFFVLLLVGVPVALTLAVTGFFFGYLGFGMTLFNLLPARIFGVVSNYTLIAIPLFVFMGVMLEKSRIAEELMDVIGHLAGSVRGGMGVGIILVGVLMGATTGIVGATVVTLGLLTLPALLRRGYDRGIACGAICASGTLGQIIPPSLVLILLSDILGESVGTLFAAAVIPGLLLAGIYCLYIFGLGMLRPDKVPAVPADERAAMERRTLLVKVLKVGLPPVALVVAVLGSIIGGVAAPTEAASMGALGSIVVAATARRLTWDVLRETVRSTTRTTAAMIFILVCSQVFALAFRGLQGEALVHDLFAFLPGGVPAEVVFMLVIIFLLGFFIEWIEISYIVVPMFMPILVQGGVDLVWAATLIAVVMQTSFLTPPFGWALFFLRGVAPPQVSTMDIYRGVVPFIGMQVLAVALVFVWPGLALWLPAAIGW, via the coding sequence ATGACGCCGAACGAGATCCTGGCGCTCGCGACCCTCGGCTCGTTCTTCGTGCTGCTGCTGGTCGGCGTGCCCGTCGCCTTGACGCTGGCGGTCACGGGCTTCTTCTTCGGTTACCTCGGCTTCGGGATGACCCTGTTCAACCTGCTGCCGGCCCGCATCTTCGGCGTGGTTTCCAACTACACGCTGATCGCGATCCCGCTGTTCGTCTTCATGGGCGTGATGCTGGAGAAATCCCGCATCGCCGAGGAACTGATGGACGTGATCGGCCATCTCGCCGGCAGCGTGCGGGGCGGCATGGGGGTCGGGATCATCCTGGTCGGGGTGCTGATGGGCGCCACGACCGGGATCGTCGGCGCCACCGTCGTCACGCTGGGCCTGCTCACCCTCCCGGCCTTGCTCCGGCGCGGCTATGACCGGGGCATCGCGTGCGGCGCCATCTGCGCGTCCGGCACGCTGGGCCAGATCATTCCGCCCAGCCTCGTCCTGATCCTGCTGTCCGACATCCTGGGGGAATCCGTCGGCACGCTGTTCGCGGCGGCCGTCATCCCCGGGCTGCTGCTGGCCGGCATCTACTGCCTCTACATCTTCGGCCTCGGCATGCTGCGGCCGGACAAGGTGCCCGCGGTCCCGGCCGACGAGCGCGCCGCGATGGAGCGGCGCACGCTGCTGGTCAAGGTCCTCAAGGTCGGGCTACCGCCGGTGGCGCTGGTGGTCGCCGTGCTCGGCTCCATCATCGGGGGCGTCGCGGCCCCGACGGAAGCGGCGTCCATGGGGGCGCTCGGCAGCATCGTGGTCGCGGCGACGGCCCGGCGGCTGACCTGGGACGTCCTGCGCGAGACCGTCCGGTCCACCACCAGGACGACCGCCGCGATGATCTTCATCCTGGTCTGCTCCCAGGTGTTCGCGCTGGCGTTCCGCGGGCTGCAGGGCGAGGCGCTGGTCCACGACCTGTTCGCCTTCCTGCCGGGCGGCGTGCCGGCCGAGGTGGTCTTCATGCTGGTGATCATCTTCCTGCTGGGGTTCTTCATCGAGTGGATCGAGATCTCCTACATCGTCGTCCCGATGTTCATGCCGATCCTGGTCCAGGGCGGCGTCGACCTGGTCTGGGCGGCGACGCTGATCGCGGTGGTGATGCAGACCTCGTTCCTGACCCCGCCCTTCGGCTGGGCGCTGTTCTTCCTGCGCGGCGTGGCGCCGCCCCAGGTCAGCACCATGGACATCTACCGGGGCGTGGTCCCGTTCATCGGCATGCAGGTTCTCGCGGTCGCCCTGGTCTTCGTCTGGCCCGGCCTGGCGCTGTGGCTGCCGGCCGCGATCGGCTGGTGA
- a CDS encoding TRAP transporter substrate-binding protein, translating into MKRRDFMKAGAVGATAGLVSAPSVVRAQESFAWKMTNAYGPGAPMTTVGPGSPTRFAELVAGMSKGRLTFQHFAAGELIPAFEGFDAVVAGTVEANAANSYFWSGRSFAAQYFTNVPFGMSFPGHMAWLYHGGGMQLWEEVYQPFGLVAFPFNNTGTQMTGWFRKELGTVEDLKGMKMRIPGLSGKVYAALGVDVRLLSGPEIFPALERGVIDAAEFVGPYSDRRLGLHKAAKNYYTTGWHEPNNAGELLINKAMWDSLPDDLKTMVRTAAMTCLLESYTWCESVNGEALVDLVENEGVTARPLPTAIVDRLREATADTLETEAAKDPLVRKVHDHYMAFKAKHDRWTGIARIA; encoded by the coding sequence ATGAAACGTCGCGACTTCATGAAGGCCGGCGCCGTCGGCGCCACGGCGGGGCTGGTATCGGCTCCCTCGGTGGTCCGGGCGCAGGAAAGCTTCGCCTGGAAAATGACCAACGCCTACGGGCCGGGCGCCCCGATGACCACCGTCGGCCCCGGCAGCCCGACGCGCTTCGCCGAGCTGGTCGCCGGCATGTCCAAGGGCCGGCTGACCTTCCAGCATTTCGCGGCCGGCGAGCTGATCCCGGCCTTCGAGGGTTTCGACGCCGTCGTGGCGGGCACGGTCGAGGCGAACGCGGCCAACTCCTATTTCTGGTCGGGACGGTCCTTCGCCGCCCAGTATTTCACCAACGTCCCGTTCGGCATGAGCTTCCCCGGGCACATGGCCTGGCTCTACCATGGCGGCGGGATGCAGCTGTGGGAGGAGGTCTACCAGCCGTTCGGACTGGTGGCGTTCCCGTTCAACAATACCGGCACCCAGATGACGGGGTGGTTCCGCAAGGAGCTGGGCACGGTCGAGGATCTGAAGGGCATGAAGATGCGGATCCCCGGGCTGTCGGGCAAGGTCTACGCGGCCCTGGGCGTCGATGTCCGGCTGCTCTCCGGGCCGGAGATCTTCCCCGCCCTGGAACGCGGCGTGATCGACGCGGCCGAGTTCGTCGGCCCCTATTCCGATCGGCGGCTGGGGCTGCACAAGGCGGCGAAGAACTATTACACGACCGGCTGGCACGAACCCAACAATGCCGGCGAGCTGCTGATCAACAAGGCGATGTGGGACAGCCTGCCCGACGACCTGAAGACCATGGTGCGGACCGCCGCCATGACCTGCCTGCTGGAAAGCTATACCTGGTGCGAGTCCGTCAACGGCGAGGCGCTGGTCGACCTGGTCGAGAACGAAGGCGTGACCGCGCGGCCGCTGCCGACCGCGATCGTCGACCGGCTCCGCGAGGCGACGGCGGACACGCTGGAGACCGAGGCCGCCAAGGATCCGCTGGTCAGGAAGGTCCATGACCATTACATGGCCTTCAAGGCGAAGCACGACCGCTGGACGGGCATCGCCAGGATCGCCTGA
- a CDS encoding gamma-glutamyltransferase family protein, with translation MTSERSFRITPNDDVTFYPRVFGRRGVVASHHYLSAGAGLDALKAGGNAVDAAVAATFVEGVLNPNMHTIGGECPILIAPADGSGIICINGNATAPAAATPEAFRALGHEAIPSEGVLAAGVPGAFGALIVAALRYGRLSFADLVRPALELARDGFPVHAGLLRQHKFGIVPNAERFLNHWPSTGDVYMPGGVPPAEGALLTNPALAGMFDHLAAVEAAAGGSREHGLQAVFDGFYRGDVAREIVAFSKEQGGLLERSDFDAFEIPLEQPVSIEFAGTRIYKCSAWNQGTALLQSLSILKARDVAAMGHNSADYVHTVTEAMKLAFADREQYYGDTRHVNIPVDELLDDAYGRLRAGLIDPAAANAELRPGDPTRPAALLDPAERFGGASWGAGTVHVDAADAAGNLCSFTPSGAWIKSSPVMPALGFPLGNRISNFHLGPAHHPNVVAPGKRPRTTISPTIVTRNDEPWIACGSMGGDQQDQWQLQFLLNRLLFDMPIQQAIEAPKFSSEHFPGFFAPHSFFTNRLRAEETLGAAVLEELARRGHEVSVGPAWSEGFMLATERHSAASGPAGTLEAGCDPRGAKSEVFPAAAVAW, from the coding sequence ATGACAAGCGAACGGTCGTTCAGGATCACCCCCAACGATGACGTCACCTTCTACCCGCGGGTCTTCGGCCGGCGCGGGGTGGTCGCCTCCCACCACTACCTGTCGGCCGGCGCCGGCCTGGACGCCCTGAAGGCGGGCGGCAACGCGGTGGATGCCGCCGTCGCCGCGACCTTCGTCGAGGGCGTGCTGAACCCGAACATGCACACCATCGGCGGCGAATGCCCGATCCTGATCGCGCCGGCGGACGGCAGCGGGATCATCTGCATCAACGGCAACGCCACGGCCCCGGCCGCTGCGACCCCCGAAGCCTTTCGGGCGCTCGGGCACGAGGCGATCCCGTCCGAGGGCGTCCTGGCGGCCGGGGTGCCGGGCGCCTTCGGCGCGCTGATCGTGGCGGCCCTGCGCTACGGCAGGCTGAGCTTCGCGGACCTGGTCCGGCCGGCGCTGGAGCTGGCGCGCGACGGCTTCCCGGTCCATGCCGGACTGCTGCGCCAGCACAAGTTCGGCATCGTCCCGAACGCGGAGAGATTCCTGAACCACTGGCCTTCGACCGGCGACGTCTACATGCCGGGAGGAGTCCCGCCGGCCGAGGGCGCCCTCCTGACCAACCCGGCGCTGGCCGGCATGTTCGACCACCTGGCGGCGGTCGAGGCCGCGGCCGGGGGATCGCGCGAACACGGACTTCAGGCGGTGTTCGACGGCTTCTACCGGGGCGACGTCGCCCGCGAGATCGTCGCCTTCTCCAAGGAGCAGGGCGGACTGTTGGAGCGGTCGGATTTCGACGCCTTCGAGATCCCGCTGGAGCAGCCGGTCTCCATCGAGTTCGCCGGCACCCGCATCTACAAATGCTCGGCCTGGAACCAGGGCACCGCCCTCCTCCAGAGCCTGTCCATCCTGAAGGCGCGCGACGTGGCCGCCATGGGGCACAACAGCGCCGACTACGTGCATACCGTCACGGAGGCGATGAAGCTCGCCTTCGCCGACCGGGAACAATATTACGGCGACACCCGCCACGTGAACATCCCGGTCGACGAGCTGCTGGACGACGCCTATGGCCGCCTCCGCGCCGGCCTGATCGATCCCGCCGCGGCGAACGCGGAGCTGCGCCCGGGCGACCCGACCCGGCCCGCGGCCCTGCTAGACCCCGCCGAGCGGTTCGGCGGCGCGTCCTGGGGAGCGGGGACCGTGCATGTCGACGCGGCGGACGCGGCGGGGAACCTGTGCTCCTTCACGCCGAGCGGCGCCTGGATCAAGTCGTCGCCGGTGATGCCGGCGCTGGGCTTCCCGCTGGGGAACCGGATCTCCAACTTCCACCTGGGGCCGGCACACCATCCCAACGTGGTGGCGCCGGGCAAGCGGCCCCGCACCACCATCAGCCCGACGATCGTGACCCGGAACGACGAGCCCTGGATCGCCTGCGGCAGCATGGGCGGCGACCAGCAGGACCAGTGGCAGCTCCAGTTCCTGCTGAACCGCCTGCTGTTCGACATGCCGATCCAGCAGGCGATCGAAGCCCCGAAATTCTCCAGCGAGCATTTCCCCGGCTTCTTCGCGCCGCACAGTTTCTTCACGAACCGCCTGCGCGCCGAGGAGACCCTGGGCGCGGCCGTGCTGGAGGAATTGGCCCGGCGCGGCCATGAGGTTTCGGTCGGCCCGGCCTGGTCGGAGGGTTTCATGCTCGCGACCGAGCGCCACTCCGCGGCATCCGGCCCCGCCGGGACCCTGGAAGCCGGCTGCGATCCGCGCGGCGCCAAGTCCGAGGTGTTCCCCGCGGCGGCGGTCGCCTGGTAA